GTGCAGCTTTCTGAAGCGGAGGCTTTCCGACGGATGCAACACAAAAGCCGGACCACGAGAACGAGCCTCAAGGTCATCGCCTCGACGATCGTACAGGCCGACGATCTTCTCTCTCCCTTCGAAGAAACTCCTTGACAAAAAGCAGGTCTTGGGACTAATGTGACGGTCAGATCGCGCACGTAATTCACGGGCGCCAAGACGCGCCACGTAGCAGAGGCCATGACGCCTCACGGAGGATGCATATCCTTCCTGAGGCGTTTTTATTTTCGACAGCGCGAATTCCCGTTCGACAGCACCCTCCTTTGCGTAAAAGTATGGCTTTTCCCTTGGTTCCAACCACTCGGGCTTCCACGGGTGGAAGACCTCTCTGGTCATGGCCCGGCTGAAAGGGGGCAGGGATGATCCAAGGAAGGTCGAAGCATGTGGAAACAAGACCTGATCCGTAAACTCGTCGTCAGCGCACCGCATGACCTCCTCGAGGCCATTTATGCGCGAGGTCTGCGGCGGGAGGGGCCGTGCTGGGCTGAGATCGTCCGGGAGGCCCAGGCGCTTGGGATCTTCACTGCCGAGGAGGCTGCGGCCTGCCTGCAGCTGGCAAATCGCGAGGGCGCCTTCAATAACAGTCGGTCCCCGGACGTTGTCCGGGAGGAATCCCCAGAGGAGGGGCCCATGCAACTCCTTGAGCAAGGCATGTCAAGCATGACGGAACTCATCGATCGCTATAGTCAGGAAATTCACACGATTTCAGAGGAAGTCCTCGTCAGGGGGCACGAGGCTTCTGTCGAGGAATTCCGGGGCAGAGTCGCCGAGGTTCAAGACCGCATGCACCGGGAAGCCGGCGAAGTGTATGACCGCCTCGTGGCGGAGAGTAGGGAGATCGAACGGGAGTTGCTGGCCAAACTCGCCCACATGAGGGAAGCGATGGAACGTGCGGCGTTGCTCAAAGAAGTCATCAGCTCGGCGGTTAAACCGGGAGGCGGTCAATAGACCGAGGACCGCGGCGAACCCCCTCATCCATTGCGGTCTATCGTCGCAGGGGCAAGAAGGAGGGATCATGGCAGTCGGAAGGCGGTCGAGGTGGGGTCTGGCCCGCGGCCCGTTCCGCGAACGAGGCCGGATGGAGCGAGAGATAGAAACCGTGTGCGGCCGGTTCTTTCAGGAGCGGCCCTGGTTACAATTGGCTGGCGAGGCGAGCGGCGTGGCGCCGGCGATGGCTTTGCTCGACCGGAAGGAGGAGGTGGTCCTCCGGGCGGACCTCCCCGGCCTGGAACAGAGGGACATCGAGGTCACAGTGGATCGCCGCGTCCTGAACATCCGGGGCGAG
This is a stretch of genomic DNA from Candidatus Methylomirabilota bacterium. It encodes these proteins:
- a CDS encoding Hsp20/alpha crystallin family protein translates to MAVGRRSRWGLARGPFRERGRMEREIETVCGRFFQERPWLQLAGEASGVAPAMALLDRKEEVVLRADLPGLEQRDIEVTVDRRVLNIRGERKEEGEASEEAYGSRGRRTGIFARSLTLPADVDVNKVSTTFQDGVLEVHLPKTKEARGKMIEIKVE